The Polyangiaceae bacterium genome includes a region encoding these proteins:
- a CDS encoding zinc ribbon domain-containing protein, translating into MNFCPQCRTQLDPGARFCANCGHTLPAQGPAGPPGGPRPFAGQPGYAPPQAPGYGPPPAQPGYAPPAQPGYAPPGAPAYGPPPAQPQYGAPPAQPPGYGVAPPGPPGYGATPVGAMPPPPEEGGGGLKILGGCGVAGCLGAGFAALMGVGLIIVLVMLGGSSSSGSSGPSSGPGGEVPSSGSVRSLVRPQVGDYRLVGTSPLEKVPPGVVDSIGAVYTSPGGARIIHLLLVYPTESIANDRIQNVWSTSISNLKPGQKVTRGNVTDSSGAVRGSVVAVTGGYPESFYWNNRKLVVIVEGPAPHAKAFESSAPY; encoded by the coding sequence GTGAACTTCTGCCCGCAGTGCCGCACGCAGCTCGACCCCGGCGCGCGCTTCTGCGCGAACTGTGGCCACACGCTCCCGGCGCAGGGCCCCGCCGGTCCGCCGGGTGGACCGCGGCCGTTCGCTGGCCAGCCCGGCTACGCGCCGCCCCAGGCTCCGGGCTACGGTCCGCCGCCTGCGCAGCCCGGCTACGCGCCGCCCGCGCAGCCCGGCTACGCGCCGCCCGGCGCCCCGGCCTATGGTCCACCACCGGCGCAGCCGCAGTACGGCGCGCCGCCTGCGCAGCCCCCCGGCTACGGCGTGGCCCCGCCCGGTCCGCCTGGTTACGGCGCGACGCCGGTCGGCGCGATGCCGCCACCTCCCGAGGAGGGCGGCGGCGGCCTGAAGATCCTCGGCGGCTGTGGTGTCGCCGGTTGCCTCGGCGCGGGGTTCGCGGCGCTGATGGGCGTGGGTCTCATCATCGTCCTGGTCATGCTGGGCGGTTCGTCGAGCAGCGGCAGCAGCGGTCCTTCGTCGGGCCCCGGCGGCGAGGTGCCGAGCAGCGGCTCGGTGCGCAGCCTGGTCCGGCCGCAGGTGGGCGACTACCGCCTGGTCGGGACCTCGCCCCTCGAGAAGGTCCCGCCCGGAGTGGTGGACAGCATCGGCGCGGTCTACACCTCGCCGGGCGGCGCGCGGATCATCCACCTGCTCCTGGTGTACCCCACGGAGTCCATCGCCAACGACCGCATCCAGAACGTCTGGAGCACCTCGATCTCGAACCTGAAGCCTGGGCAGAAGGTCACCCGCGGCAACGTCACGGACAGCTCGGGCGCGGTGCGCGGCAGCGTGGTCGCGGTCACCGGCGGGTACCCGGAGTCGTTCTACTGGAACAATCGCAAGCTCGTGGTCATCGTCGAAGGTCCGGCGCCGCACGCGAAGGCGTTCGAGTCGAGCGCGCCGTATTAG